One window of Botrimarina mediterranea genomic DNA carries:
- a CDS encoding two-component system sensor histidine kinase NtrB: MSDPTTDETVQRLMDQYAEIARLAGGLAHEIKNPLSTIRLNMQLLAEDVLPEDVEDEALLSPQQKRVAKRIAAVQRECTRLQDLLEDFLNYAKVRRVDLTPRDLNIEIAEALDFFEPECERAGVEIVPYLDPDLPTVRLDREAFRGALVNLLLNAVQAMPDGGQIVVQTRALGDRAAVYLTDTGLGMDDATASKMFEAFFSTKPGGSGLGLPTTMKIIEAHGGAISVQSELGRGTRFAIELPAVARLPKASSGSGKEPPMDADERR, from the coding sequence ATGAGCGACCCCACCACCGACGAGACGGTCCAGCGGCTGATGGACCAGTACGCCGAGATCGCTCGGCTCGCCGGGGGGCTTGCGCACGAGATCAAGAACCCGCTGTCGACGATCCGGCTCAACATGCAGCTGCTCGCCGAAGACGTGCTCCCCGAAGACGTTGAGGATGAAGCCCTGCTCTCTCCGCAGCAGAAGCGGGTCGCCAAGCGGATCGCGGCGGTGCAGCGTGAGTGCACGCGGCTGCAAGACCTGCTCGAGGACTTCCTCAACTACGCCAAGGTGCGGCGCGTCGATCTCACGCCGCGCGACCTCAACATCGAGATCGCCGAGGCGCTCGACTTCTTCGAGCCCGAGTGCGAGCGCGCGGGGGTGGAGATCGTCCCCTACCTCGACCCCGACCTGCCGACGGTGCGGCTCGACCGCGAGGCGTTCCGCGGGGCGCTGGTGAATCTGCTCTTGAACGCGGTGCAGGCGATGCCCGACGGCGGGCAGATCGTCGTGCAGACGCGGGCCCTGGGCGATCGGGCGGCGGTCTACCTGACCGACACGGGCCTGGGCATGGACGACGCGACCGCGAGCAAGATGTTCGAGGCGTTCTTCAGCACCAAGCCCGGCGGCAGCGGCCTGGGCCTGCCGACAACGATGAAGATCATCGAAGCCCACGGCGGCGCGATCAGCGTGCAGAGCGAGCTAGGACGCGGGACGCGGTTCGCGATCGAGCTGCCGGCGGTGGCGCGGCTGCCGAAGGCTTCTAGTGGTTCTGGTAAAGAGCCGCCGATGGACGCGGATGAGCGCAGATGA
- a CDS encoding suppressor of fused domain protein encodes MTDNVNDSEGAEVDAWYERKSELMASVLGKPEDWVMHAIIPYDVGGRLDQYFYRSFQTGTAMATKELSLLPDQGSSNDRLTTYEMVGFMRPPFTGEDAGNLETTSGRIYRRLDIFMNALARYSEQATLNPYETSAVPKVDESESDYPLVIFDEFAKFDLGDNQTFGLLAVIEIFPSEFEYKQENGGDALIDLLKQEGVYPFTDPNRSPVV; translated from the coding sequence ATGACAGACAACGTTAACGATTCGGAAGGCGCCGAGGTGGACGCATGGTACGAACGTAAGTCTGAGCTCATGGCATCAGTACTTGGCAAGCCTGAAGATTGGGTAATGCACGCCATTATCCCATACGATGTTGGTGGAAGGCTTGATCAGTACTTTTACAGGTCGTTCCAAACCGGCACGGCGATGGCGACGAAGGAATTGTCGCTCTTGCCAGATCAGGGGTCATCGAATGACAGACTCACGACCTATGAGATGGTTGGATTCATGCGTCCACCATTCACCGGTGAAGACGCTGGCAATCTTGAGACAACCTCGGGTCGAATCTATCGACGACTCGACATCTTTATGAATGCGTTAGCGCGTTACAGCGAGCAGGCGACTCTGAATCCATATGAAACTAGCGCGGTTCCGAAGGTCGATGAGAGCGAATCCGATTACCCCTTGGTAATCTTCGACGAGTTTGCAAAGTTCGATTTGGGTGACAATCAAACCTTTGGATTGCTCGCCGTTATCGAGATTTTTCCCAGCGAGTTTGAATACAAGCAAGAAAATGGCGGTGACGCCCTGATTGACTTGTTGAAGCAAGAGGGCGTCTATCCCTTTACGGACCCGAACCGCTCACCCGTGGTCTAG
- a CDS encoding acyl-CoA desaturase translates to MSLPSSDLPSTGASATTVAPRSKTRPAQPVDRGPVDRDKDAMDAINPPANSWALWRRGLDWPTVVWIGLAHLAALAAPFFFSWQALTAFLVLYVLTGSLGICMGYHRLLTHGSFQTYKPIRWLLAFLGGLSGEGSALTWVANHRKHHKYSDKDGDPHSPRHGKWWSHMFWFMPNRGLKWNEELLKRYAPDMLKDKGMLVLHKLFLPSHLFLGVVLYAVGYFGTGLGMGGHWYGCSMLIWGLALRMVYVMHVTWLINSATHLWGYRTYETTDDSKNLWWVALLAFGEGWHNNHHAYQRIASAGHKWYEIDMTYWFILAMEKTGLAWNVVRLRDIPKGTPPA, encoded by the coding sequence ATGTCGCTACCGTCCTCTGATCTCCCCTCGACCGGCGCTTCGGCGACCACGGTCGCCCCCCGCTCCAAGACCCGTCCCGCCCAGCCTGTCGATCGCGGCCCTGTCGATCGCGACAAGGACGCGATGGATGCGATCAATCCGCCGGCCAATAGTTGGGCGCTGTGGCGCCGCGGCCTCGACTGGCCAACGGTCGTCTGGATCGGCCTGGCGCACCTGGCGGCCCTAGCGGCGCCGTTCTTCTTCAGCTGGCAGGCGCTGACGGCGTTCCTAGTGCTGTACGTGCTCACCGGCTCGCTCGGCATCTGCATGGGCTACCATCGGCTGCTGACACACGGCAGCTTTCAGACCTACAAGCCGATCCGCTGGCTGCTCGCTTTCTTGGGCGGGCTGTCGGGCGAGGGTTCGGCCCTGACGTGGGTCGCCAACCACCGCAAGCACCACAAGTACAGCGATAAAGACGGCGACCCGCACTCGCCGCGGCACGGCAAGTGGTGGTCGCACATGTTCTGGTTCATGCCCAACCGCGGGTTGAAGTGGAACGAAGAGCTGCTCAAGCGTTACGCCCCGGACATGCTCAAAGACAAGGGGATGCTGGTGCTGCACAAGCTCTTTCTCCCCTCGCACCTCTTCCTGGGCGTGGTGTTGTACGCGGTCGGCTACTTCGGCACGGGGCTCGGCATGGGCGGCCATTGGTACGGCTGCTCGATGCTGATCTGGGGCCTGGCGCTACGGATGGTGTACGTCATGCACGTCACGTGGCTGATCAACTCGGCCACCCACCTCTGGGGCTACCGCACCTATGAGACGACCGACGACAGCAAGAACCTGTGGTGGGTCGCGCTGTTGGCGTTCGGCGAGGGCTGGCACAACAACCACCACGCCTACCAGCGGATCGCCTCAGCCGGCCACAAGTGGTACGAGATCGACATGACCTACTGGTTCATCCTGGCGATGGAGAAGACGGGCCTAGCCTGGAACGTGGTCCGGTTGCGGGACATCCCGAAGGGGACGCCGCCGGCCTGA
- a CDS encoding ComEC/Rec2 family competence protein, which produces MARVVNGRLGSDMGVLRRRTSEALAAAWLLGAIALLAAAWSGASWRLFAQDDIGRFAHLEAEPVCLEVVATAPPTHYPAETPTAFRAIPSTDRTVVAARVVKLRSAADWREASGQCEVTIAGDAENIRPGDRLRVFGQLSRPLPAMNPGQRDSAAADRAERRLARVWSESPECVTTIDSGEASAFARSIASLRQGAIDAFDKRLTPRAAPLARAMLLGDPSGLSAEDFDAYRYTGTVHLLVVSGFHVGLIAFTPFLFLICGLVSKRTASLLGIALVVVYVAIVGGQSSALRAGIVAIAACVAALAGRRPISVNTLAGAAVVVFALSPGAWVAPGTRLSFLATATLLEVAGYAAKREAAVTPPLERLIRSTRSPLDRLTRGACRWIVWALAASVLVQITTGPLVASEYHLVSFAAAPLSLVLTPFVYLQMIGGVGTLFCEIFGLNWLVALPAWLASVSSEGLDSAVKATATFDGSSIWTAGPAPWWVLAWTVWLAVASAIAVFWPTHGWVTTRLGLALLAAAFVPSLWNFVSANDELRCSFIAVGHGSSTLIETPDGRVVLVDAGALTAPDHVADVVARTLWARGVHRIDTLVLTHPDTDHYNAVPGLLERFAIGQVLTTTLMFPMWLDPDDHSGPTELARMLDAAGVPVQTVEMGDRWRVGEAEFLVLHPDEIGVAGSDNANSLVLGVEYAGRRVLLPGDLESPGTEWLMRQEPYDCDLLLAPHHGSARSDPAGFAAWCLPDQVVVSSGEARTVAQDSFTARGASVWETYERGFVSGAVSGSGVRVSAWR; this is translated from the coding sequence GTGGCTCGTGTTGTTAACGGTCGTCTTGGCAGCGACATGGGCGTGTTACGTCGCCGCACGAGCGAAGCGCTGGCCGCCGCCTGGCTGCTGGGAGCCATCGCGCTGCTCGCGGCGGCGTGGTCGGGCGCGTCGTGGCGGCTGTTTGCTCAAGACGACATTGGGCGCTTCGCGCACTTGGAGGCGGAGCCCGTGTGCCTTGAGGTCGTCGCCACGGCGCCGCCGACGCACTACCCCGCCGAGACGCCAACGGCCTTCCGCGCGATCCCCTCAACCGATCGCACGGTCGTCGCGGCGCGCGTGGTTAAGCTGCGTAGCGCCGCCGACTGGCGCGAGGCGAGCGGCCAGTGCGAAGTCACCATCGCTGGAGACGCGGAGAACATCCGGCCGGGCGACCGGTTGCGGGTGTTCGGTCAACTGAGTCGTCCGCTCCCGGCGATGAACCCCGGCCAGCGCGACAGCGCCGCCGCCGATCGCGCCGAGCGTCGGCTGGCGCGCGTCTGGTCCGAATCACCCGAGTGCGTGACAACGATCGACAGCGGCGAGGCGTCGGCGTTCGCTCGATCGATCGCTTCGCTGCGGCAAGGTGCGATCGACGCGTTCGACAAACGACTGACGCCAAGGGCGGCGCCCCTGGCGCGCGCGATGTTGCTCGGCGACCCGTCGGGGCTGAGCGCCGAGGACTTCGACGCGTATCGCTACACGGGAACCGTACACCTCTTGGTGGTGTCGGGCTTCCACGTCGGGTTGATCGCGTTTACGCCGTTCTTATTCTTGATATGCGGCTTAGTATCGAAGCGAACCGCGAGCTTGTTGGGCATCGCACTCGTGGTGGTCTACGTCGCGATCGTCGGTGGTCAGTCGTCGGCGTTGCGGGCGGGCATTGTCGCGATCGCGGCGTGCGTCGCGGCGCTCGCGGGGCGGCGGCCGATTAGTGTGAACACGCTTGCCGGCGCGGCGGTCGTTGTGTTCGCGTTATCGCCGGGGGCGTGGGTCGCGCCGGGGACGCGATTGAGTTTCTTGGCGACGGCGACCCTGTTGGAGGTCGCGGGGTACGCCGCTAAGCGGGAAGCCGCGGTGACGCCGCCGTTAGAACGTTTGATTCGCTCGACACGGTCACCATTGGACCGACTGACACGCGGCGCCTGTCGTTGGATTGTTTGGGCGCTCGCTGCATCCGTTCTTGTTCAAATCACCACGGGTCCATTGGTGGCGAGCGAGTACCACCTCGTTTCGTTCGCTGCGGCGCCGTTATCGTTAGTGCTGACGCCCTTCGTTTACCTTCAAATGATTGGCGGCGTTGGCACGCTGTTCTGCGAAATATTCGGCTTGAACTGGCTGGTCGCGTTGCCGGCATGGTTGGCGTCGGTCTCTTCGGAAGGGCTCGACAGCGCGGTCAAGGCGACGGCGACCTTCGACGGGTCGAGCATCTGGACCGCGGGGCCGGCGCCGTGGTGGGTGTTGGCGTGGACTGTGTGGCTCGCTGTGGCGTCTGCGATTGCGGTGTTCTGGCCCACCCATGGCTGGGTGACGACACGACTAGGCCTAGCCCTTCTAGCGGCGGCGTTCGTTCCCTCGCTGTGGAACTTCGTCAGCGCGAACGATGAACTTCGGTGTTCGTTTATCGCGGTGGGGCATGGCTCCTCGACCTTGATCGAAACGCCCGATGGTCGTGTGGTGCTCGTTGACGCCGGGGCGCTGACGGCGCCAGACCACGTGGCGGACGTCGTTGCGAGGACCCTCTGGGCCCGCGGCGTGCATCGGATCGACACGCTTGTGCTCACGCACCCCGACACCGACCACTACAACGCCGTCCCGGGGTTGCTGGAGCGGTTCGCGATCGGCCAGGTGCTGACGACGACGCTGATGTTCCCGATGTGGCTCGACCCGGACGACCACAGCGGCCCGACGGAGCTCGCCCGAATGCTCGACGCGGCGGGCGTGCCCGTGCAGACCGTCGAGATGGGCGACCGCTGGCGGGTCGGCGAGGCGGAGTTCCTGGTGCTCCATCCCGACGAAATCGGCGTCGCGGGGTCGGACAACGCCAACAGTCTCGTGCTGGGCGTCGAGTACGCAGGCCGGCGCGTACTCTTGCCCGGTGACCTGGAATCGCCCGGCACTGAGTGGCTGATGCGTCAGGAACCTTACGACTGCGACCTGCTCTTAGCGCCGCACCACGGGAGCGCACGCAGCGACCCCGCCGGCTTCGCGGCGTGGTGCTTGCCCGACCAGGTGGTCGTCTCCAGCGGTGAGGCCCGCACTGTGGCCCAGGACTCGTTCACGGCGAGAGGCGCCTCGGTCTGGGAGACCTATGAACGGGGCTTCGTTTCGGGCGCCGTTAGCGGCAGTGGTGTGCGGGTTTCTGCCTGGCGATGA
- a CDS encoding polyribonucleotide nucleotidyltransferase: protein MQKHIVERQIGGETIRIETGTLAKQAAGAVLVSLNDTVVLTAVATSAPRPGIDFFPLTCDYRERTAAAGKFPGGFMKREGRPTTKETLTSRLIDRPIRPMFAAGFNDEVQIQSFVMSSDRQTDGDVLAMIGASAALTISTLPFEGPLGSLRVGKVDGKLVAFPTAEQLEFSELDLIVSGTKDAILMIEGFAREMPEDEMTEALLYAHKLIGELCELQLELREKVGTPASSYVSPEPDGIFEKLEAAYGEKLKAAKQIVGKQDRAEACSALKAEALAELVPDPKAEDALDIGKVKSAWHDLEAKVIRQTILEGKRPDGRDSKTLRPIHCEVDLLPRVHGSALFQRGETQSLVTITLGTGRDEQRVDGLFDEYSKRFMLDYNFPSFSVGECRPIRGPGRREIGHGMLAERSVNPVLPDHDSFPYTIRVISDILESNGSSSMASVCAATLGLMAAGVPITNPVAGISVGLVKEGEDWTLLTDILGDEDHFGDMDFKIAGTQNGITGIQLDLKIMGISEEIIRATLAQSRDARIEILRSMLSAIQRPRESTASSAPRLVRTSIDPQKIGLLIGPGGKTIRGIQEDCGVQIDVEEDGTITIAGPDQETVTAGLGRVEALTASVQVGRVYKGKVSSIKDFGAFVEILPGKDGLCHISELSDGYVASVGDICKVGDVMEVKVIAVDDQDRVKLSRRAAMADAAGPAEAEPAEADA, encoded by the coding sequence TTGCAGAAACACATCGTTGAACGGCAGATCGGCGGCGAGACGATCCGCATCGAGACCGGAACCCTAGCCAAGCAGGCCGCCGGCGCCGTCCTGGTGAGCCTGAACGACACCGTCGTGCTGACCGCCGTCGCCACCAGCGCCCCGCGTCCCGGCATCGACTTCTTCCCGCTCACTTGCGACTACCGCGAGCGGACCGCCGCGGCTGGCAAGTTCCCTGGCGGCTTTATGAAGCGCGAAGGGCGTCCCACCACCAAGGAGACGCTCACCAGCCGCCTGATCGACCGCCCGATCCGCCCGATGTTCGCGGCCGGATTCAACGACGAGGTCCAGATCCAATCGTTCGTCATGTCGAGCGACCGTCAGACCGACGGCGACGTGCTGGCGATGATCGGCGCCTCGGCCGCCCTGACGATCTCGACGCTGCCGTTCGAGGGCCCGCTGGGCTCGCTCCGCGTCGGCAAGGTCGACGGCAAGCTGGTCGCATTCCCGACCGCCGAGCAGCTGGAGTTCAGCGAGCTCGACCTGATTGTGTCGGGCACGAAGGACGCGATCCTGATGATCGAGGGCTTCGCCCGCGAGATGCCCGAAGACGAGATGACCGAGGCCCTGCTGTACGCCCACAAGCTCATCGGCGAGCTGTGCGAGTTGCAGCTCGAACTACGTGAGAAGGTCGGCACGCCGGCCAGCAGCTACGTCTCGCCCGAGCCCGACGGCATCTTCGAGAAGCTCGAAGCCGCTTACGGCGAGAAGCTCAAGGCCGCCAAGCAGATCGTCGGCAAGCAAGATCGCGCCGAGGCGTGCAGCGCGCTGAAGGCCGAGGCCCTGGCCGAACTGGTCCCCGACCCGAAGGCCGAGGACGCCCTCGACATCGGCAAGGTCAAGAGCGCGTGGCACGACCTCGAAGCGAAGGTCATCCGCCAGACGATCCTCGAAGGGAAGCGTCCCGACGGCCGCGACTCGAAGACCCTGCGTCCGATCCACTGCGAAGTGGACCTGCTGCCGCGCGTCCACGGCTCGGCCCTGTTCCAGCGTGGCGAGACCCAGTCCTTGGTGACCATCACCCTGGGCACCGGCCGCGACGAGCAACGCGTCGATGGCCTCTTCGACGAGTACAGCAAGCGGTTCATGCTGGACTACAACTTCCCGAGCTTCTCGGTCGGCGAGTGCCGCCCGATCCGGGGACCCGGTCGCCGCGAGATCGGCCACGGCATGCTCGCCGAGCGGTCGGTCAACCCGGTGCTGCCGGACCACGACTCGTTCCCCTACACGATCCGCGTGATCTCCGACATCCTCGAGTCGAACGGCTCGAGCTCGATGGCCTCGGTCTGCGCCGCCACCCTGGGTCTGATGGCCGCCGGCGTGCCGATCACCAACCCGGTGGCGGGCATCTCGGTCGGCTTGGTGAAGGAAGGCGAGGATTGGACTCTGCTCACCGACATCCTCGGCGACGAGGACCACTTCGGCGACATGGACTTCAAAATCGCCGGCACCCAGAACGGCATCACGGGCATCCAGCTCGACCTGAAGATCATGGGCATCAGCGAGGAGATCATCCGCGCGACGCTCGCTCAGAGCCGTGACGCCCGGATCGAGATCCTCCGCAGCATGCTCTCGGCCATTCAGCGGCCGCGTGAGTCGACCGCTTCGTCGGCGCCGCGTCTGGTGCGGACCTCGATCGACCCGCAGAAGATCGGCCTCCTCATCGGCCCCGGCGGCAAGACGATCCGCGGCATCCAAGAGGACTGCGGCGTGCAGATCGACGTGGAAGAGGACGGCACGATTACGATCGCCGGCCCCGACCAAGAGACCGTCACCGCCGGTCTCGGCCGAGTCGAGGCGCTCACCGCGAGCGTCCAGGTCGGCCGCGTCTACAAGGGGAAGGTGTCGAGCATCAAGGACTTCGGCGCGTTCGTCGAGATCCTCCCCGGCAAGGACGGCCTGTGCCACATCAGCGAGCTCTCCGACGGCTACGTCGCGAGCGTTGGCGACATCTGCAAGGTGGGCGACGTCATGGAGGTCAAGGTCATCGCCGTCGATGACCAAGACCGCGTGAAGCTCAGCCGCCGCGCCGCAATGGCCGACGCCGCCGGCCCCGCCGAGGCCGAGCCCGCCGAAGCGGACGCCTGA
- the rpsO gene encoding 30S ribosomal protein S15 produces MALTTEKTGEVVNEFGRKSDDTGSPEVQIALLTSRIQEMTQHMQVHKKDFSSRRGLLRMVSRRRSLLDYVKGKNPQLYLDLLQRLGIRK; encoded by the coding sequence ATGGCGTTGACGACCGAAAAGACCGGCGAAGTAGTGAACGAGTTCGGCCGCAAGAGCGACGACACCGGTTCGCCCGAGGTTCAGATCGCCTTGCTCACCAGCCGCATCCAAGAGATGACGCAGCACATGCAAGTCCATAAGAAGGACTTCTCGAGCCGCCGTGGTCTCTTGCGGATGGTGAGCCGCCGCCGCAGCCTGCTGGACTACGTGAAGGGCAAGAACCCGCAGCTGTACCTCGATCTGTTGCAGCGGTTGGGCATCCGCAAGTAG
- a CDS encoding SDR family NAD(P)-dependent oxidoreductase, with amino-acid sequence MDLKLKGRTALVTGSTLGIGASIAETLLREGATVLVNGRDESRTTAAAEKLKAFGDARPVAGDVSTGEGAEQVAAAALALGDVDILVNNAGVFTPQPFFEIPDDEWERLFRVNVMSGVRMSRLLAPAMRDRGWGRVLFIASESALNIPVEMVHYGMTKTAQLAVARGLAKTLSGTGVTVNSVLPGPTWTDGVEEFVREMADAEGVSEEQMKSDFVPKNRPTSLIQRFATAEEVASLVAYLCSDLASATSGAAMRVDGGIVDTIT; translated from the coding sequence ATGGATCTCAAACTCAAGGGCCGTACGGCCTTGGTGACTGGTTCGACCCTCGGCATCGGCGCGTCGATCGCCGAGACGCTGCTTCGAGAAGGGGCGACAGTTCTGGTCAATGGCCGTGACGAATCTCGCACCACCGCGGCGGCGGAGAAGTTGAAGGCGTTTGGCGACGCGCGGCCGGTTGCGGGCGATGTGTCGACGGGTGAAGGGGCTGAGCAGGTCGCCGCGGCGGCGCTGGCGCTCGGCGATGTCGATATCCTTGTCAACAATGCGGGGGTCTTCACGCCGCAGCCGTTCTTCGAGATCCCCGACGACGAGTGGGAACGGCTGTTCCGGGTCAACGTGATGAGCGGCGTGCGGATGAGTCGGCTGCTTGCGCCCGCGATGCGTGACCGCGGCTGGGGGCGTGTGCTGTTCATCGCCAGCGAATCGGCCCTCAACATCCCCGTGGAGATGGTCCACTACGGCATGACGAAGACGGCCCAACTCGCCGTGGCCCGCGGCCTCGCGAAGACGCTCAGCGGCACGGGCGTCACCGTGAACAGCGTCCTGCCGGGCCCGACCTGGACCGATGGCGTCGAGGAGTTCGTCCGCGAGATGGCCGACGCCGAGGGAGTCAGCGAGGAGCAGATGAAGAGCGACTTCGTTCCCAAGAACCGCCCGACGTCGCTGATCCAGCGCTTCGCAACCGCCGAAGAAGTGGCGTCGCTCGTGGCGTACCTGTGCTCGGACTTGGCGAGCGCGACCAGCGGCGCGGCGATGCGGGTCGATGGGGGGATTGTCGATACGATCACTTGA